In a genomic window of Macadamia integrifolia cultivar HAES 741 unplaced genomic scaffold, SCU_Mint_v3 scaffold215, whole genome shotgun sequence:
- the LOC122065900 gene encoding uncharacterized protein LOC122065900 isoform X3, with amino-acid sequence MSYKDKFIPPKFARMVSSMLGRETYLEDSNGQRWRVKVSTIDGSLAFRQGWDDFALVHFLEEGQFLVFTYIIGSHFVVQIYDKSGCEKLNFSQKGNCGGKNAKPKLSSDHLRSEGKKSVPMEAHFPMIDRGYMNEQDSSSTVPSSSDIEIIDANVNDPEKTVMDAKCTERPKSDPTVDCTEVPYYIIDRDLATEQDETRTAHFDLSNFEILIDQSGAEGMKNVSLATGKETSSHHEGNSERPQVSVGVGTVDKDPLAFEGSRGQASFDVSDLEMTEMGCSAKDIDKAPPNIEKDSCFPDTSLKPQILTSGQPEKNGNPDMSNNVLCQYPLATRQNFSDLGNKSAVKIKMEETLLIGNSGSVPQIITKVYGCFGAPVVLEGNKSKMEETPILLVGDKSKMEETPLIGSSGGVLTKVPGCFGTPVVLEGEKGKGLKVVKKEDGEMMKEANVCLTGKISMTIKEEFEENLSLGPIDKEKAYKSVKTEPMDSDDFSSPNLIDFCDSVTIVTQCWLELPTVSVSWKGKSKMNRKVVLLRDPTMKVWAVLYHERPGFRVLTSGWESFAKANNIQPGDTCTFGVESRLEGLFRVNIVRRG; translated from the exons ATGAGTTACAAGGACAAG TTCATACCTCCTAAATTTGCACGCATGGTTAGCTCCATGCTTGGTCGGGAAACCTATCTGGAAGATTCAAATGGACAACGTTGGAGGGTCAAAGTATCCACTATTGATGGCTCCTTAGCTTTTCGACAAGGGTGGGATGATTTTGCATTGGTTCATTTTCTGGAAGAAGGACAGTTTTTAGTATTCACCTACATTATTGGATCACACTTTGTGGTTCAAATATATGATAAAAGTGGATGTGAAAAGTTAAATTTCTCTCAGAAAGGGAACTGTGGTGGAAAAAATGCTAAGCCTAAGCTTAGCTCTGATCATTTGCGTTCAGAAGGCAAGAAATCTGTTCCTATGGAGGCCCATTTTCCAATGATCGATAGAGGTTATATGAATGAGCAGGATTCAAGTTCAACAGTTCCTTCTTCATCTGATATTGAAATAATTGACGCTAATGTTAATGATCCTGAGAAGACAGTGATGGATGCTAAATGCACAGAAAGACCTAAATCCGATCCAACAGTAGACTGCACAGAGGTTCCATACTACATAATCGATAGAGATTTGGCAACTGAACAAGATGAAACCAGGACCGCCCATTTTGATCTGTCAAACTTTGAAATATTGATAGACCAATCTGGGGCtgagggaatgaagaatgtGTCATTGGCTACTGGGAAGGAAACATCTTCCCATCATGAGGGGAACTCTGAAAGACCTCAAGTCTCAGTTGGAGTAGGCACTGTAGATAAAGATCCTTTGGCTTTTGAGGGATCCCGTGGACAAGCTTCTTTTGATGTATCTGACTTGGAAATGACCGAGATGGGCTGCAGTGCTAAAGATATAGACAAAGCGCCACCAAATATAGAAAAAGATTCCTGTTTCCCTGATACCTCTTTGAAACCCCAAATTCTGACTTCAGGGCAGCCTGAAAAGAATGGGAACCCTGATATGTCCAATAATGTCTTGTGCCAATATCCTCTTGCTACGAGACAGAACTTCAGTGATTTGG GAAACAAGTCAGCAGTAAAAATCAAAATGGAAGAAACTCTCCTTATTGGAAACAGTGGAAGTGTTCCGCAGATTATCACTAAAGTATATGGGTGCTTTGGTGCTCCAGTTGTCTTGGAAG GAAACAAGTCAAAAATGGAAGAAACTCCAATTTTACTTGTAGGAGACAAGTCAAAAATGGAAGAAACTCCCCTTATTGGAAGCAGTGGAGGTGTTCTCACTAAAGTACCTGGGTGCTTTGGTACTCCAGTTGTCTTGGAAGGAGAAAAGG GGAAAGGGCTGAAGGTAGTTAAGAAAGAGGATGGAGAAATGATGAAAGAAGCCAAtg TCTGTTTGACAGGGAAGATATCCATGACAATTAAAGAAGAGTTTGAGGAGAACTTAAGTCTTGGTCCAATAGACAAGGAAAAAGCTTACAAATCTGTGAAAACAGAACCAATGGATTCAGATGATTTCTCATCACCCAATTTGATCGATTTTTGCGATTCAGTGACCATAGTTACACAGTGTTGGCTT GAGTTGCCAACAGTTTCAGTTTCGTGGAAGGGGAAGTCAAAAATGAATAGGAAGGTAGTGCTCCTTCGTGATCCAACCATGAAAGTGTGGGCGGTCCTCTATCACGAAAGACCTGGGTTCAGAGTCTTAACCAGCGGGTGGGAATCTTTTGCCAAGGCAAACAACATTCAACCAGGAGATACATGCACTTTTGGAGTTGAAAGTCGATTGGAAGGTCTGTTCCGTGTTAATATTGTCAGGAG aGGTTGA
- the LOC122065900 gene encoding B3 domain-containing protein Os02g0598200-like isoform X2 produces MSYKDKVDVCTECTKKCLLVHGKRECSPPATSFFKVLIGDRFSQVLFIPPKFARMVSSMLGRETYLEDSNGQRWRVKVSTIDGSLAFRQGWDDFALVHFLEEGQFLVFTYIIGSHFVVQIYDKSGCEKLNFSQKGNCGGKNAKPKLSSDHLRSEGKKSVPMEAHFPMIDRGYMNEQDSSSTVPSSSDIEIIDANVNDPEKTVMDAKCTERPKSDPTVDCTEVPYYIIDRDLATEQDETRTAHFDLSNFEILIDQSGAEGMKNVSLATGKETSSHHEGNSERPQVSVGVGTVDKDPLAFEGSRGQASFDVSDLEMTEMGCSAKDIDKAPPNIEKDSCFPDTSLKPQILTSGQPEKNGNPDMSNNVLCQYPLATRQNFSDLGNKSAVKIKMEETLLIGNSGSVPQIITKVYGCFGAPVVLEGNKSKMEETPILLVGDKSKMEETPLIGSSGGVLTKVPGCFGTPVVLEGEKGKGLKVVKKEDGEMMKEANGKISMTIKEEFEENLSLGPIDKEKAYKSVKTEPMDSDDFSSPNLIDFCDSVTIVTQCWLELPTVSVSWKGKSKMNRKVVLLRDPTMKVWAVLYHERPGFRVLTSGWESFAKANNIQPGDTCTFGVESRLEGLFRVNIVRRG; encoded by the exons ATGAGTTACAAGGACAAGGTAGACGTATGTACGGAATGTACTAAAAAATGCTTGTTGGTTCATGGAAAGAGAGAATGTTCTCCTCCTGCTACTTCTTTCTTCAAAGTCTTGATCGGTGATAGGTTCTCTCAAGTTCTG TTCATACCTCCTAAATTTGCACGCATGGTTAGCTCCATGCTTGGTCGGGAAACCTATCTGGAAGATTCAAATGGACAACGTTGGAGGGTCAAAGTATCCACTATTGATGGCTCCTTAGCTTTTCGACAAGGGTGGGATGATTTTGCATTGGTTCATTTTCTGGAAGAAGGACAGTTTTTAGTATTCACCTACATTATTGGATCACACTTTGTGGTTCAAATATATGATAAAAGTGGATGTGAAAAGTTAAATTTCTCTCAGAAAGGGAACTGTGGTGGAAAAAATGCTAAGCCTAAGCTTAGCTCTGATCATTTGCGTTCAGAAGGCAAGAAATCTGTTCCTATGGAGGCCCATTTTCCAATGATCGATAGAGGTTATATGAATGAGCAGGATTCAAGTTCAACAGTTCCTTCTTCATCTGATATTGAAATAATTGACGCTAATGTTAATGATCCTGAGAAGACAGTGATGGATGCTAAATGCACAGAAAGACCTAAATCCGATCCAACAGTAGACTGCACAGAGGTTCCATACTACATAATCGATAGAGATTTGGCAACTGAACAAGATGAAACCAGGACCGCCCATTTTGATCTGTCAAACTTTGAAATATTGATAGACCAATCTGGGGCtgagggaatgaagaatgtGTCATTGGCTACTGGGAAGGAAACATCTTCCCATCATGAGGGGAACTCTGAAAGACCTCAAGTCTCAGTTGGAGTAGGCACTGTAGATAAAGATCCTTTGGCTTTTGAGGGATCCCGTGGACAAGCTTCTTTTGATGTATCTGACTTGGAAATGACCGAGATGGGCTGCAGTGCTAAAGATATAGACAAAGCGCCACCAAATATAGAAAAAGATTCCTGTTTCCCTGATACCTCTTTGAAACCCCAAATTCTGACTTCAGGGCAGCCTGAAAAGAATGGGAACCCTGATATGTCCAATAATGTCTTGTGCCAATATCCTCTTGCTACGAGACAGAACTTCAGTGATTTGG GAAACAAGTCAGCAGTAAAAATCAAAATGGAAGAAACTCTCCTTATTGGAAACAGTGGAAGTGTTCCGCAGATTATCACTAAAGTATATGGGTGCTTTGGTGCTCCAGTTGTCTTGGAAG GAAACAAGTCAAAAATGGAAGAAACTCCAATTTTACTTGTAGGAGACAAGTCAAAAATGGAAGAAACTCCCCTTATTGGAAGCAGTGGAGGTGTTCTCACTAAAGTACCTGGGTGCTTTGGTACTCCAGTTGTCTTGGAAGGAGAAAAGG GGAAAGGGCTGAAGGTAGTTAAGAAAGAGGATGGAGAAATGATGAAAGAAGCCAAtg GGAAGATATCCATGACAATTAAAGAAGAGTTTGAGGAGAACTTAAGTCTTGGTCCAATAGACAAGGAAAAAGCTTACAAATCTGTGAAAACAGAACCAATGGATTCAGATGATTTCTCATCACCCAATTTGATCGATTTTTGCGATTCAGTGACCATAGTTACACAGTGTTGGCTT GAGTTGCCAACAGTTTCAGTTTCGTGGAAGGGGAAGTCAAAAATGAATAGGAAGGTAGTGCTCCTTCGTGATCCAACCATGAAAGTGTGGGCGGTCCTCTATCACGAAAGACCTGGGTTCAGAGTCTTAACCAGCGGGTGGGAATCTTTTGCCAAGGCAAACAACATTCAACCAGGAGATACATGCACTTTTGGAGTTGAAAGTCGATTGGAAGGTCTGTTCCGTGTTAATATTGTCAGGAG aGGTTGA
- the LOC122065900 gene encoding uncharacterized protein LOC122065900 isoform X1 — translation MSYKDKVDVCTECTKKCLLVHGKRECSPPATSFFKVLIGDRFSQVLFIPPKFARMVSSMLGRETYLEDSNGQRWRVKVSTIDGSLAFRQGWDDFALVHFLEEGQFLVFTYIIGSHFVVQIYDKSGCEKLNFSQKGNCGGKNAKPKLSSDHLRSEGKKSVPMEAHFPMIDRGYMNEQDSSSTVPSSSDIEIIDANVNDPEKTVMDAKCTERPKSDPTVDCTEVPYYIIDRDLATEQDETRTAHFDLSNFEILIDQSGAEGMKNVSLATGKETSSHHEGNSERPQVSVGVGTVDKDPLAFEGSRGQASFDVSDLEMTEMGCSAKDIDKAPPNIEKDSCFPDTSLKPQILTSGQPEKNGNPDMSNNVLCQYPLATRQNFSDLGNKSAVKIKMEETLLIGNSGSVPQIITKVYGCFGAPVVLEGNKSKMEETPILLVGDKSKMEETPLIGSSGGVLTKVPGCFGTPVVLEGEKGKGLKVVKKEDGEMMKEANVCLTGKISMTIKEEFEENLSLGPIDKEKAYKSVKTEPMDSDDFSSPNLIDFCDSVTIVTQCWLELPTVSVSWKGKSKMNRKVVLLRDPTMKVWAVLYHERPGFRVLTSGWESFAKANNIQPGDTCTFGVESRLEGLFRVNIVRRG, via the exons ATGAGTTACAAGGACAAGGTAGACGTATGTACGGAATGTACTAAAAAATGCTTGTTGGTTCATGGAAAGAGAGAATGTTCTCCTCCTGCTACTTCTTTCTTCAAAGTCTTGATCGGTGATAGGTTCTCTCAAGTTCTG TTCATACCTCCTAAATTTGCACGCATGGTTAGCTCCATGCTTGGTCGGGAAACCTATCTGGAAGATTCAAATGGACAACGTTGGAGGGTCAAAGTATCCACTATTGATGGCTCCTTAGCTTTTCGACAAGGGTGGGATGATTTTGCATTGGTTCATTTTCTGGAAGAAGGACAGTTTTTAGTATTCACCTACATTATTGGATCACACTTTGTGGTTCAAATATATGATAAAAGTGGATGTGAAAAGTTAAATTTCTCTCAGAAAGGGAACTGTGGTGGAAAAAATGCTAAGCCTAAGCTTAGCTCTGATCATTTGCGTTCAGAAGGCAAGAAATCTGTTCCTATGGAGGCCCATTTTCCAATGATCGATAGAGGTTATATGAATGAGCAGGATTCAAGTTCAACAGTTCCTTCTTCATCTGATATTGAAATAATTGACGCTAATGTTAATGATCCTGAGAAGACAGTGATGGATGCTAAATGCACAGAAAGACCTAAATCCGATCCAACAGTAGACTGCACAGAGGTTCCATACTACATAATCGATAGAGATTTGGCAACTGAACAAGATGAAACCAGGACCGCCCATTTTGATCTGTCAAACTTTGAAATATTGATAGACCAATCTGGGGCtgagggaatgaagaatgtGTCATTGGCTACTGGGAAGGAAACATCTTCCCATCATGAGGGGAACTCTGAAAGACCTCAAGTCTCAGTTGGAGTAGGCACTGTAGATAAAGATCCTTTGGCTTTTGAGGGATCCCGTGGACAAGCTTCTTTTGATGTATCTGACTTGGAAATGACCGAGATGGGCTGCAGTGCTAAAGATATAGACAAAGCGCCACCAAATATAGAAAAAGATTCCTGTTTCCCTGATACCTCTTTGAAACCCCAAATTCTGACTTCAGGGCAGCCTGAAAAGAATGGGAACCCTGATATGTCCAATAATGTCTTGTGCCAATATCCTCTTGCTACGAGACAGAACTTCAGTGATTTGG GAAACAAGTCAGCAGTAAAAATCAAAATGGAAGAAACTCTCCTTATTGGAAACAGTGGAAGTGTTCCGCAGATTATCACTAAAGTATATGGGTGCTTTGGTGCTCCAGTTGTCTTGGAAG GAAACAAGTCAAAAATGGAAGAAACTCCAATTTTACTTGTAGGAGACAAGTCAAAAATGGAAGAAACTCCCCTTATTGGAAGCAGTGGAGGTGTTCTCACTAAAGTACCTGGGTGCTTTGGTACTCCAGTTGTCTTGGAAGGAGAAAAGG GGAAAGGGCTGAAGGTAGTTAAGAAAGAGGATGGAGAAATGATGAAAGAAGCCAAtg TCTGTTTGACAGGGAAGATATCCATGACAATTAAAGAAGAGTTTGAGGAGAACTTAAGTCTTGGTCCAATAGACAAGGAAAAAGCTTACAAATCTGTGAAAACAGAACCAATGGATTCAGATGATTTCTCATCACCCAATTTGATCGATTTTTGCGATTCAGTGACCATAGTTACACAGTGTTGGCTT GAGTTGCCAACAGTTTCAGTTTCGTGGAAGGGGAAGTCAAAAATGAATAGGAAGGTAGTGCTCCTTCGTGATCCAACCATGAAAGTGTGGGCGGTCCTCTATCACGAAAGACCTGGGTTCAGAGTCTTAACCAGCGGGTGGGAATCTTTTGCCAAGGCAAACAACATTCAACCAGGAGATACATGCACTTTTGGAGTTGAAAGTCGATTGGAAGGTCTGTTCCGTGTTAATATTGTCAGGAG aGGTTGA